The Sphaeramia orbicularis chromosome 18, fSphaOr1.1, whole genome shotgun sequence genome contains a region encoding:
- the LOC115439037 gene encoding uncharacterized protein LOC115439037 isoform X2: MNMFRKDKSEKAAAPVVPPRPTQEDLDNPITHKLNRQDGGATSASQRTGVMGVMQKVNPFKSSSQTPAAVAKASSSESLEQEAAPASTQNPGALRGVIQKVNPFKSTSQVSKAQSSESLEPATVTDSNQNPGVFKGVMQKVNPFKSSTQVSKNDALNETADPRESEKEPQVKQNPGVIAGMMQKVNPFKSSQPKDTQSLHSDLSTSDGSLADNNNLQEKQNPGMFKGMIQKVNPFKSSTQDTRSLHSENSSSSQSLDDATIERGSVWYTDDEPSCEVKSQPVETQKKRTMTFRIKRILPSALFGSGPQDSTSSGPQAPPQETVEVQTLEMAEVPTPSEGTVLDPLDDEDGLLSWWRTVDGWNEWNEATQDSDAEEVVEQAADRVFMAARLFVRFFNQRGASLQQRILELLSLADAADSFHKKTVTASMGGGVASVAGSVTTITGLILAPFTAGTSLIVTAVGIGVATAGGLASASANITDTVHSKTDRKKVEKMIQDYQEEIKDIKECLDFLQEGMETLEEWNFEQYAESISKKHLNQNVKHVMKEGGRAGKALVINTESLISTVQVLGVAGGAAKAAQVMSVTTGVMSGLFLALDVFFLAKDSMELRKGAKTEFATKIREVCKDLQDGLLELNKIKEQLQKTMDGIEVEVDEEEEEDEEQLKADLKKLIELEE; this comes from the exons ATGAACATGTTCAGGAAAGATAAAAGCGAAAAGGCCGCCGCTCCAGTGGTCCCACCAAGACCCACCCAGGAG GATTTGGATAATCCTATCACACACAAGTTAAACAGACAGGATGGAGGAGCGACCTCAGCCTCGCAG AGGACAGGGGTGATGGGAGTGATGCAGAAGGTCAACCCCTTCAAGTCTTCATCCCAG ACTCCGGCCGCCGTCGCCAAAGCCTCGTCTTCGGAGTCTTTAGAGCAGGAGGCAGCTCCAGCATCCACACAG AACCCCGGTGCGCTGAGAGGGGTTATTCAGAAGGTCAACCCATTCAAGTCTACCTCCCAG GTGTCTAAGGCTCAGTCCTCCGAGTCACTGGAACCAGCGACAGTTACCGACTCTAATCAG AACCCAGGTGTGTTTAAAGGGGTGATGCAGAAGGTGAACCCGTTCAAGTCTTCCACACAG GTCTCGAAGAACGACGCTCTAAATGAAACCGCCGATCCCCGAGAAAGTGAAAAAGAACCACAGGTCAAACAG AATCCAGGGGTGATCGCAGGGATGATGCAGAAAGTCAACCCCTTCAAATCCTCACAGCCAAAG GACACCCAGTCTCTACACAGTGACCTCTCCACCAGCGATGGAAGCTTAGCAGACAACAACAACTTGCAAGAGAAACAG aaCCCGGGAATGTTTAAAGGGATGATACAGAAAGTGAACCCGTTTAAGTCTTCCACTCAG GACACCCGGTCTCTTCACAGCGAGAACTCCTCAAGCTCCCAAAGTTTAGACGACGCCACCATCGAGCGAGGA TCTGTTTGGTACACAGACGATGAACCTAGCTGTGAGGTGAAAAGCCAGCCGGTGGAGACACAGAAGAAACGAACTATG ACTTTCAGAATAAAGAGGATCCTTCCCAGTGCTTTGTTCGGGTCTGGGCCACAG GACTCTACATCATCTGGTCCTCAGGCACCGCCTCAG GAGACCGTGGAGGTTCAGACGTTGGAGATGGCTGAAGTACCGACGCCCAGTGAAGGAACCGTCCTGGACCCTCTGGAC GATGAAGACGGCCTGTTGTCATGGTGGAGGACAGTAGACG GCTGGAATGAGTGGAATGAGGCAACCCAAGACAGTGATGCTGAGGA GGTGGTGGAACAAGCGGCCGATCGCGTCTTCATGGCGGCTCGCCTCTTCGTCCGCTTCTTCAACCAACGCGGCGCTTCGCTCCAGCAGCGCATCCTGGAGCTCCTGTCTTTAGCCGACGCCGCCGACTCTTTCCATAAGAAAACCGTGACGGCCAGCATGGGCGGCGGGGTGGCCAGCGTCGCCGGGTCCGTCACCACCATCACCGGCCTTATTCTGGCACCTTTCACGGCGGGAACATCGCTCATCGTCACCGCGGTAGGCATCGGTGTAGCTACGGCGGGCGGGCTGGCGTCCGCTTCAGCCAACATCACCGACACGGTCCATTCAAAAACAGACaggaagaaggtggagaagatgaTCCAAGACTACCAGGAGGAAATAAAGGACATCAAAGAGTGTCTGGACTTTCTGCAG GAAGGGATGGAGACCCTGGAGGAGTGGAATTTTGAGCAGTACGCCGAGAGCATCTCCAAGAAGCACCTCAATCAAAACGTCAAACATGTAATGAAGGAGGGTGGCCGAGCTGGAAAGGCCTTGGTGATCAACACCGAGAGTCTGATCAGCACTGTTCAGGTCCTTGGTGTTGCGGGCGGCGCAGCCAAGGCCGCCCAGGTGATGAGCGTCACCACCGGAGTGATGTCGGGCCTCTTCCTCGCTCTGGACGTCTTCTTCCTGGCGAAGGATTCCATGGAGCTGAGGAAAGGGGCCAAGACGGAGTTCGCCACCAAGATCCGGGAGGTTTGTAAAGATCTGCAGGACGGACTGTTGGAGCTGAACAAGATCAAGGAGCAGCTGCAGAAGACGATGGACGGGATAGAGGTGGAGgtagatgaggaagaggaggaggatgaagaacaACTGAAGGCTGATCTGAAGAAACTCATTGAACTTGAAGAATGA
- the LOC115439037 gene encoding uncharacterized protein LOC115439037 isoform X1 — protein MNMFRKDKSEKAAAPVVPPRPTQEDLDNPITHKLNRQDGGATSASQRTGVMGVMQKVNPFKSSSQTPAAVAKASSSESLEQEAAPASTQRTGVMGVMQKVNPFKSSSQTPAAVAKASSSESLEQEAAPASTQNPGALRGVIQKVNPFKSTSQVSKAQSSESLEPATVTDSNQNPGVFKGVMQKVNPFKSSTQVSKNDALNETADPRESEKEPQVKQNPGVIAGMMQKVNPFKSSQPKDTQSLHSDLSTSDGSLADNNNLQEKQNPGMFKGMIQKVNPFKSSTQDTRSLHSENSSSSQSLDDATIERGSVWYTDDEPSCEVKSQPVETQKKRTMTFRIKRILPSALFGSGPQDSTSSGPQAPPQETVEVQTLEMAEVPTPSEGTVLDPLDDEDGLLSWWRTVDGWNEWNEATQDSDAEEVVEQAADRVFMAARLFVRFFNQRGASLQQRILELLSLADAADSFHKKTVTASMGGGVASVAGSVTTITGLILAPFTAGTSLIVTAVGIGVATAGGLASASANITDTVHSKTDRKKVEKMIQDYQEEIKDIKECLDFLQEGMETLEEWNFEQYAESISKKHLNQNVKHVMKEGGRAGKALVINTESLISTVQVLGVAGGAAKAAQVMSVTTGVMSGLFLALDVFFLAKDSMELRKGAKTEFATKIREVCKDLQDGLLELNKIKEQLQKTMDGIEVEVDEEEEEDEEQLKADLKKLIELEE, from the exons ATGAACATGTTCAGGAAAGATAAAAGCGAAAAGGCCGCCGCTCCAGTGGTCCCACCAAGACCCACCCAGGAG GATTTGGATAATCCTATCACACACAAGTTAAACAGACAGGATGGAGGAGCGACCTCAGCCTCGCAG AGGACAGGGGTGATGGGAGTGATGCAGAAGGTCAACCCCTTCAAGTCTTCATCCCAG ACTCCGGCCGCCGTCGCCAAAGCCTCGTCTTCGGAGTCTTTAGAGCAGGAGGCAGCTCCAGCATCCACACAG AGGACGGGGGTGATGGGAGTGATGCAGAAGGTCAACCCCTTCAAGTCTTCATCCCAG ACTCCGGCCGCCGTCGCCAAAGCCTCGTCTTCGGAGTCTTTAGAGCAGGAGGCAGCTCCAGCATCCACACAG AACCCCGGTGCGCTGAGAGGGGTTATTCAGAAGGTCAACCCATTCAAGTCTACCTCCCAG GTGTCTAAGGCTCAGTCCTCCGAGTCACTGGAACCAGCGACAGTTACCGACTCTAATCAG AACCCAGGTGTGTTTAAAGGGGTGATGCAGAAGGTGAACCCGTTCAAGTCTTCCACACAG GTCTCGAAGAACGACGCTCTAAATGAAACCGCCGATCCCCGAGAAAGTGAAAAAGAACCACAGGTCAAACAG AATCCAGGGGTGATCGCAGGGATGATGCAGAAAGTCAACCCCTTCAAATCCTCACAGCCAAAG GACACCCAGTCTCTACACAGTGACCTCTCCACCAGCGATGGAAGCTTAGCAGACAACAACAACTTGCAAGAGAAACAG aaCCCGGGAATGTTTAAAGGGATGATACAGAAAGTGAACCCGTTTAAGTCTTCCACTCAG GACACCCGGTCTCTTCACAGCGAGAACTCCTCAAGCTCCCAAAGTTTAGACGACGCCACCATCGAGCGAGGA TCTGTTTGGTACACAGACGATGAACCTAGCTGTGAGGTGAAAAGCCAGCCGGTGGAGACACAGAAGAAACGAACTATG ACTTTCAGAATAAAGAGGATCCTTCCCAGTGCTTTGTTCGGGTCTGGGCCACAG GACTCTACATCATCTGGTCCTCAGGCACCGCCTCAG GAGACCGTGGAGGTTCAGACGTTGGAGATGGCTGAAGTACCGACGCCCAGTGAAGGAACCGTCCTGGACCCTCTGGAC GATGAAGACGGCCTGTTGTCATGGTGGAGGACAGTAGACG GCTGGAATGAGTGGAATGAGGCAACCCAAGACAGTGATGCTGAGGA GGTGGTGGAACAAGCGGCCGATCGCGTCTTCATGGCGGCTCGCCTCTTCGTCCGCTTCTTCAACCAACGCGGCGCTTCGCTCCAGCAGCGCATCCTGGAGCTCCTGTCTTTAGCCGACGCCGCCGACTCTTTCCATAAGAAAACCGTGACGGCCAGCATGGGCGGCGGGGTGGCCAGCGTCGCCGGGTCCGTCACCACCATCACCGGCCTTATTCTGGCACCTTTCACGGCGGGAACATCGCTCATCGTCACCGCGGTAGGCATCGGTGTAGCTACGGCGGGCGGGCTGGCGTCCGCTTCAGCCAACATCACCGACACGGTCCATTCAAAAACAGACaggaagaaggtggagaagatgaTCCAAGACTACCAGGAGGAAATAAAGGACATCAAAGAGTGTCTGGACTTTCTGCAG GAAGGGATGGAGACCCTGGAGGAGTGGAATTTTGAGCAGTACGCCGAGAGCATCTCCAAGAAGCACCTCAATCAAAACGTCAAACATGTAATGAAGGAGGGTGGCCGAGCTGGAAAGGCCTTGGTGATCAACACCGAGAGTCTGATCAGCACTGTTCAGGTCCTTGGTGTTGCGGGCGGCGCAGCCAAGGCCGCCCAGGTGATGAGCGTCACCACCGGAGTGATGTCGGGCCTCTTCCTCGCTCTGGACGTCTTCTTCCTGGCGAAGGATTCCATGGAGCTGAGGAAAGGGGCCAAGACGGAGTTCGCCACCAAGATCCGGGAGGTTTGTAAAGATCTGCAGGACGGACTGTTGGAGCTGAACAAGATCAAGGAGCAGCTGCAGAAGACGATGGACGGGATAGAGGTGGAGgtagatgaggaagaggaggaggatgaagaacaACTGAAGGCTGATCTGAAGAAACTCATTGAACTTGAAGAATGA